Proteins encoded in a region of the Gallalistipes aquisgranensis genome:
- a CDS encoding porin family protein yields MKKFLLLFFFSASVAAVSAQHRVSYGVKAGINVSQIYNKFAQDGSDLRCAPVAGAFVGYRFADGRLGVQAEVLYSGRGGRYGSRARAYDYIDVPLLLKVKLWKGLDLNAGGQYGYLFNAQEKMKNSKPQAITDARRHEFSAVGGLSYDITEHLFVDGRVVIGTMRLQDIDVKNSKKLYSSTAALTLGLRF; encoded by the coding sequence ATGAAAAAATTTCTCCTCCTGTTCTTTTTTTCTGCGTCGGTCGCTGCCGTTTCGGCCCAACACCGGGTTTCCTATGGTGTGAAGGCAGGGATCAACGTCTCCCAGATCTACAATAAGTTCGCACAGGACGGTTCCGACCTGCGGTGTGCGCCCGTGGCGGGTGCTTTCGTCGGTTATCGTTTTGCGGACGGGCGGTTGGGCGTGCAGGCCGAAGTGCTCTATTCGGGCCGCGGAGGCCGCTACGGAAGCCGGGCCCGGGCCTACGATTACATCGACGTACCTCTGCTCCTGAAGGTGAAACTCTGGAAAGGGCTCGATCTGAATGCGGGCGGGCAGTACGGTTATCTGTTCAATGCCCAGGAGAAAATGAAGAACTCCAAGCCTCAGGCCATCACCGATGCCCGCAGACACGAATTTTCCGCGGTGGGCGGCCTCAGCTACGATATTACGGAACATCTGTTCGTCGACGGCCGCGTGGTGATCGGTACGATGCGTCTGCAGGACATCGACGTGAAGAACAGCAAGAAGCTCTACTCCTCGACCGCCGCCCTCACGCTGGGGCTGCGCTTCTGA
- the murB gene encoding UDP-N-acetylmuramate dehydrogenase, whose protein sequence is MMERFLDIDLTPYNSFGVPARADRMVTFDSREELRELLADGEILAGRWGVLSGGNNILFTQDFRGTLLHPVGKGIEVLSSDVSRVRVRVQAGLEWDDLVAWAVERGLWGLENLSLIPGYVGAAPVQNIGAYGAEAKDTVEAVELLDTGTLAPLTLAAAHCGFGYRESVFKGVLRGRAVITAVVFSLGRVPRPSLGYGDLARETAALGGPSLENIRRAVTAIRRRKLPDPKETGNAGSFFKNPVVERSVAERLKERYPDLPLYPAQDEAHCKLPAGWLIDRAGWKGHARPTVGVHGAQALVLVNRGGATGTEVLGLASDIRRDVEERFGVRIETEVNVW, encoded by the coding sequence ATGATGGAACGATTTCTCGATATAGACCTGACGCCTTACAACAGTTTCGGCGTTCCGGCGCGGGCCGACCGCATGGTGACGTTCGACAGCCGCGAAGAGTTGCGCGAACTGCTGGCGGACGGGGAGATACTCGCCGGGCGATGGGGTGTGCTCAGCGGCGGGAACAACATCCTTTTCACGCAGGATTTCCGCGGTACGCTGCTTCACCCCGTAGGAAAGGGGATCGAGGTGCTCTCGTCCGACGTTTCCCGGGTGAGGGTGCGCGTGCAGGCCGGTCTGGAGTGGGACGATCTGGTGGCATGGGCCGTGGAACGCGGTCTGTGGGGGCTGGAGAACCTCTCGCTGATCCCCGGGTACGTGGGGGCTGCCCCCGTACAGAACATCGGTGCCTACGGGGCGGAGGCGAAGGATACGGTCGAGGCGGTCGAACTGCTCGATACGGGGACGCTCGCCCCCCTTACACTGGCGGCCGCCCACTGCGGGTTCGGTTACCGGGAGAGCGTTTTCAAGGGAGTGCTCCGGGGTCGGGCGGTCATCACGGCCGTCGTCTTTTCGCTGGGACGGGTGCCGCGGCCCTCGTTGGGATACGGCGACCTCGCACGGGAGACCGCAGCGCTGGGCGGGCCTTCGCTGGAGAATATCCGGCGGGCGGTGACCGCCATCCGGCGCCGCAAGCTGCCCGATCCGAAAGAGACGGGAAATGCCGGCAGTTTTTTCAAGAATCCGGTGGTGGAGCGTTCCGTGGCCGAAAGGCTGAAGGAGAGGTATCCCGATCTGCCGCTCTATCCGGCGCAGGATGAGGCTCACTGCAAGCTGCCGGCCGGCTGGCTGATCGACCGGGCCGGCTGGAAAGGTCATGCACGGCCTACGGTGGGGGTGCACGGGGCGCAGGCGCTGGTGCTCGTCAACCGGGGCGGGGCTACGGGAACGGAGGTGCTGGGGCTGGCTTCGGACATCCGTCGGGACGTGGAGGAGCGTTTCGGCGTGCGGATCGAAACGGAAGTGAACGTCTGGTAA
- the tilS gene encoding tRNA lysidine(34) synthetase TilS, translating into MERLLDKFQDYIRENELVKPSERVLLTVSGGVDSMVMLSLFARSGYAIGVAHCNFQLRGAESEEDEVLVQQEAARYGVPFYNMRFDTKGEMERTGESVQMAARRLRYDWFNALCAEYGYDAIAIAHHADDSIETFFINLLRGTGLRGLTGIHAVNGRIVRPLLFASRRDILDYAHAERIPFREDSSNRSTKYLRNKVRLGLIPRIREINPKFTEQMCANIERLTDAQLFISRGMERIRAEVVEQRDGLSVIDPARIDPAFPVDFVIYELLSAYGFKGDVIDSLCRSMRHDSTGKRFYSKENVAYIDRGKILVAPIAEEDACAVELGEEMSKLYCGNSVLYLEKLDIDDIDTPAQPENVALLDRDRLHFPLVVRRWNEGDSFVPFGMTGRKKVSDFLIDAKVPLAEKRRQFVVVDGGEGAGEIVWLVGRRIDDRFRLGSGTENVLKITREVL; encoded by the coding sequence ATGGAAAGGCTGCTTGATAAATTTCAGGATTATATCCGGGAAAACGAATTGGTGAAACCCTCGGAACGGGTGCTGCTCACCGTGAGCGGCGGGGTCGATTCGATGGTGATGCTTTCGCTCTTTGCCCGCAGCGGTTATGCGATCGGCGTGGCCCACTGCAATTTTCAGCTCCGGGGGGCCGAATCCGAGGAGGACGAGGTGCTCGTGCAACAGGAGGCGGCCCGCTACGGTGTTCCTTTTTATAATATGCGTTTCGACACGAAGGGAGAGATGGAGCGTACCGGCGAATCGGTGCAGATGGCCGCCCGACGGCTGCGTTACGACTGGTTCAATGCGCTGTGCGCCGAGTACGGATACGACGCGATCGCCATCGCCCACCATGCCGACGATTCGATAGAGACCTTTTTCATCAATCTGCTCCGGGGAACGGGTCTCCGAGGGCTGACGGGCATTCACGCCGTGAACGGCCGCATCGTCCGGCCCCTGCTGTTCGCTTCCCGGCGCGATATTCTCGACTATGCCCATGCCGAGCGGATTCCTTTCCGGGAGGACTCTTCGAACCGCTCCACCAAGTATCTGCGCAACAAGGTGCGGCTGGGTCTGATTCCCCGTATCCGGGAGATCAATCCCAAGTTCACCGAACAGATGTGCGCCAACATCGAGCGGCTCACCGACGCCCAGCTCTTCATCAGCCGGGGCATGGAGCGCATCCGGGCCGAAGTGGTCGAACAGCGCGACGGACTGAGTGTGATCGACCCCGCCCGGATTGACCCCGCTTTCCCGGTCGATTTCGTGATCTACGAGTTGCTCAGCGCCTACGGTTTCAAGGGCGATGTGATCGATTCCCTCTGCCGGTCCATGCGCCACGACTCCACGGGCAAGCGCTTCTATTCCAAAGAGAACGTGGCCTACATCGACCGGGGAAAGATACTCGTGGCCCCGATCGCCGAGGAGGATGCCTGTGCGGTCGAGCTGGGAGAGGAGATGTCCAAACTCTATTGCGGCAATTCGGTGCTCTATCTGGAGAAGCTCGATATAGACGATATCGACACGCCTGCCCAGCCCGAAAACGTGGCGCTGCTCGACCGGGACCGGCTGCATTTCCCGCTGGTCGTGCGCCGCTGGAACGAGGGGGACAGTTTCGTGCCTTTCGGCATGACGGGACGCAAGAAGGTGAGCGATTTTCTGATCGACGCCAAAGTGCCGCTGGCCGAGAAGCGGCGCCAGTTCGTAGTGGTCGACGGCGGAGAGGGGGCCGGGGAGATCGTCTGGCTGGTCGGGCGCCGCATCGACGATCGGTTCCGGCTGGGGTCTGGGACGGAAAATGTGCTGAAAATCACGAGAGAAGTGCTTTGA
- a CDS encoding fructose-1,6-bisphosphatase: MSKSTLTTESVQKELKYLQLLSRSFPAVSDATTEIINLEAILNLPKGTEHFLTDLHGEDEAFRHVLKNASGVVRRKVEDLFAHTLRESERRDLCTLIYYPEQKLELVKARESNMEDWYRITLHQLIRVCQNVSSKYTRSKVRKALPPEYSYIIQELLHESQAEPNKFDYINGIIGAIVSTGRADHFITAMSHLIQRLTIDMLHIVGDIYDRGPGAHIIMDTLCRYHNFDIQWGNHDILWMGAAAGNTASIANAVRIALRYASLATLEDGYGINLLPLATFAMEQYGDDPCTVFRPKSGGDASPDEKTVRLIAQMHKAVTVVQFKLEGQLIARRPEFGMSDRLLLDKVDFGRGVLRIDGREIPLRDTRFPTVDPADPYRLTPEEEELVEKLRHSFLSSEKLRLHMRCLYAHGSLYLVRNSNLLFHASIPLNEDGSFREVTLLGKRYAGRRLLDRIDSLVRTAYFGSGNGRERQFALDYMWYLWCGADSPLFDKSKMATFERYFTADKEAQREIKGHYYTLRDEEAVCDRIFAEFGLDGTRSHIINGHVPVKTLRGEKPMKAGGRVLVIDGGFSKAYQPETGIAGYTLIYNSHGLQLVQHEPFESAARAIEEGLDIRSALLVLEFTERRMMVRDTDIGRELEKQIEDLNKLLVAYRSGLIKERT; this comes from the coding sequence ATGAGTAAAAGTACGCTTACAACGGAATCGGTACAGAAAGAACTCAAGTACCTGCAACTGCTTTCACGGAGTTTCCCGGCCGTATCGGACGCTACGACCGAAATCATCAACCTGGAGGCGATCCTCAATCTGCCGAAAGGTACGGAGCATTTCCTGACCGACCTGCACGGGGAGGACGAGGCGTTCCGGCACGTGCTGAAGAACGCGTCGGGCGTTGTGCGCCGCAAGGTGGAGGACCTTTTCGCCCATACGCTCCGCGAATCGGAGCGGAGGGACCTCTGTACGCTGATCTACTATCCGGAACAGAAGCTGGAGCTGGTCAAGGCCCGCGAGAGCAACATGGAGGATTGGTACCGGATCACGCTCCACCAACTGATCCGGGTGTGCCAGAACGTCTCCTCGAAATACACCCGGTCGAAAGTGCGCAAGGCGCTGCCGCCCGAATACTCCTACATCATCCAGGAACTCCTCCATGAGTCGCAGGCCGAACCCAACAAGTTTGACTACATCAACGGCATCATCGGGGCGATCGTCTCCACGGGTCGGGCCGACCACTTCATCACGGCCATGAGCCACCTGATCCAGCGTCTGACCATCGACATGCTCCACATCGTGGGGGACATCTACGACCGGGGTCCCGGGGCCCATATCATCATGGACACCCTGTGCCGTTACCACAATTTCGACATCCAGTGGGGCAACCACGACATCCTCTGGATGGGGGCGGCGGCCGGCAATACGGCCAGCATCGCCAATGCCGTGCGGATCGCGCTGCGTTATGCCAGCCTGGCCACGCTCGAAGACGGTTACGGGATCAACCTGTTGCCGCTGGCCACCTTCGCCATGGAGCAGTACGGCGACGATCCCTGCACCGTGTTCCGGCCCAAATCCGGCGGCGATGCCTCCCCGGACGAGAAGACCGTGCGTCTGATCGCCCAGATGCACAAGGCCGTCACGGTCGTACAGTTCAAACTGGAAGGACAGCTCATCGCCCGGCGGCCGGAGTTCGGCATGTCCGACCGGCTTCTGCTCGACAAGGTCGATTTCGGCCGGGGCGTGCTGCGGATCGACGGCCGGGAGATACCCCTGCGGGATACCCGTTTCCCCACGGTCGATCCGGCCGATCCCTACCGGCTCACGCCCGAAGAGGAGGAACTGGTGGAAAAACTGCGCCACTCCTTTCTCTCCAGCGAGAAACTGCGGCTCCACATGCGCTGTCTGTATGCCCACGGCAGCCTTTACCTGGTGAGGAATTCCAATCTGCTGTTCCATGCATCGATTCCGCTGAACGAGGACGGCTCTTTCCGGGAGGTGACCCTGCTCGGGAAACGGTATGCCGGCCGGCGGCTGCTCGACCGCATCGACTCGCTGGTGCGGACGGCCTATTTCGGCAGCGGGAACGGGCGGGAGCGGCAGTTCGCGCTGGACTATATGTGGTACCTGTGGTGCGGGGCCGATTCGCCGCTTTTCGACAAAAGCAAAATGGCCACCTTCGAGCGCTATTTCACCGCGGACAAGGAGGCGCAGCGCGAGATCAAGGGACACTATTACACCCTGCGCGACGAGGAGGCGGTCTGCGACCGCATTTTCGCCGAATTCGGACTGGACGGAACGCGCTCCCACATCATCAACGGTCATGTGCCCGTCAAGACGCTCCGGGGCGAGAAGCCGATGAAGGCGGGCGGACGGGTGCTGGTGATCGACGGAGGGTTCTCGAAAGCCTACCAGCCGGAGACGGGGATCGCGGGCTATACGCTGATCTACAATTCGCACGGACTGCAGCTGGTGCAGCACGAACCTTTCGAGTCGGCGGCCCGGGCGATCGAGGAGGGGCTCGACATCCGGTCGGCGCTGCTGGTGCTGGAGTTCACCGAGCGGCGCATGATGGTGCGTGATACGGATATCGGCCGCGAACTGGAGAAACAGATCGAGGATCTGAACAAGTTGCTGGTGGCCTACCGTAGCGGGCTTATCAAGGAGCGGACCTGA
- a CDS encoding MATE family efflux transporter → MKDFTRGREWSQILGFALPMLLGNLFMQLYQFVDTAIVGRFVGKEALAAVGASTPVIFMTIALVVGMGIGASIVISQYFGMKRYDRVQATADTLTIFLAVAAVAVTVLGVLFSVPLLRLMKLPEEIVPMAAGYLKIYFGGSVFLFGFNSVSAVLRGVGDSKTPLYFLVVSAVLNVGLDLLFIVGLGWGVPGAAWATVIAQGAAFLLAVAYVNRKHTLLKFNLINPKFDGALFRQCLRMGLPSGLQQTFVAVGMVALMGVVNGFGTDVIAAYSAVNRIDTFVALPVMNFAAALTSFTGQNAGAGKWLRIRRGLRDTLWMSSGCVLVLNAVLILFGRSVLRIFTDDPAVLDAGYECLAVMNSTYLLFNLMFVINGMLRGAGATVFTMLITFVSLWLFRVPAAVFLSGVFGETGIWWAMPVGWAAGLAGSVAYFYSGRWRNRGVGRPDASSVAPPAEEGL, encoded by the coding sequence ATGAAGGATTTTACGCGGGGGCGCGAGTGGAGCCAGATTCTCGGTTTCGCGCTGCCCATGCTGCTGGGCAACCTGTTCATGCAGCTCTATCAGTTCGTGGATACGGCCATCGTGGGGCGCTTCGTGGGAAAGGAGGCGCTGGCGGCGGTAGGGGCCTCCACGCCCGTCATCTTCATGACCATCGCGCTGGTGGTGGGCATGGGGATCGGTGCCTCGATCGTCATTTCGCAGTATTTCGGCATGAAGCGTTACGACCGGGTGCAGGCCACAGCCGACACGCTGACGATCTTTCTGGCCGTGGCGGCCGTGGCGGTCACGGTGCTGGGGGTGCTTTTTTCGGTCCCTCTTCTGCGGCTGATGAAGCTGCCCGAGGAGATCGTGCCGATGGCCGCTGGCTATCTGAAGATCTATTTCGGCGGTTCGGTTTTCCTGTTCGGGTTCAACAGCGTCTCGGCCGTGCTGCGCGGGGTGGGCGATTCGAAGACGCCGCTTTACTTTCTCGTTGTTTCGGCCGTACTCAACGTGGGGCTCGACCTGCTCTTCATCGTGGGACTGGGGTGGGGCGTTCCCGGGGCCGCGTGGGCCACGGTGATCGCACAGGGTGCGGCATTCCTGCTGGCCGTGGCCTATGTGAACCGGAAACACACGCTGTTGAAATTCAATCTCATCAATCCGAAATTCGACGGGGCACTGTTTCGCCAGTGCTTGCGCATGGGGCTTCCGTCCGGCCTCCAGCAGACCTTCGTGGCCGTGGGCATGGTGGCCCTGATGGGGGTGGTCAACGGTTTCGGCACGGACGTGATCGCCGCCTATTCGGCGGTCAACCGCATCGACACTTTCGTGGCCCTTCCGGTGATGAATTTCGCCGCCGCGCTCACCTCGTTCACCGGGCAGAATGCCGGAGCCGGGAAGTGGCTCCGTATCCGCCGGGGACTGCGCGACACGCTCTGGATGTCGAGCGGCTGCGTACTGGTGCTCAATGCCGTGCTGATTCTTTTCGGGCGTTCCGTGCTGCGTATCTTCACGGACGATCCGGCCGTGCTCGACGCCGGGTACGAATGTCTGGCGGTGATGAACTCCACCTACCTCCTGTTCAACCTCATGTTCGTGATAAACGGCATGCTGCGCGGGGCGGGCGCCACGGTCTTCACGATGCTGATCACCTTCGTCTCCCTGTGGCTGTTCCGGGTGCCTGCGGCCGTCTTCCTGTCCGGAGTGTTCGGGGAGACGGGCATCTGGTGGGCCATGCCCGTGGGCTGGGCTGCGGGACTGGCGGGATCGGTCGCCTATTTCTATTCCGGACGGTGGAGAAACCGGGGAGTCGGCCGTCCGGATGCCTCCTCCGTGGCTCCCCCCGCCGAAGAGGGGCTCTGA